In the genome of Triticum urartu cultivar G1812 chromosome 5, Tu2.1, whole genome shotgun sequence, one region contains:
- the LOC125507058 gene encoding F-box/FBD/LRR-repeat protein At1g13570-like, producing the protein MCGRKKHARSVKEAALAEADALISLAPDALDNILVRLHIRDAVRTSVLSRAWRHRWEALPSLDLHFPCLGGDDGAPAGLGSLEGILLRCPARVRLFHAELDGPYAGRVHDWLFVLARRGVEILDLSFNDSFPTLPSSVFSCSRLTSLSLFGCAIPLLPAGFVAFPELRKLTLANVNLEDYGEYQLEEIIRTSPLLDYLVLTDVFIGGEYIREWVIRAPNLRHLTICSENYYGWILKDLTCLNSAVIDWFDNVVHNDFAKFLSGLVQVRKLLVVSFNAPSAMIPKIILCTFHNLKSLKLRMHFCEQPPIMLAFCLLKSAPNLEKLKIEIYDKEEQKFEANGEFQNALWTDGMCANLQVVQMTGINWRRNEMCFIELILSKARLLRALCISYGGNVVMSSEDAINELLTYKRASAEAQVLFKGKAEEYY; encoded by the exons ATGTGCGGGAG GAAAAAACATGCCCGAAGCGTGAAGGAGGCCGCACTGGCCGAGGCGGACGCCCTGATCTCCCTGGCCCCGGACGCCCTCGACAACATCCTCGTCCGTCTCCACATCCGCGACGCCGTCCGCACGTCGGTGCTCTCCCGCGCCTGGCGACACCGATGGGAGGCCCTCCCATCCCTCGACCTCCATTTCCCCTGCCTCGGAGGCGATGATGGCGCGCCGGCGGGGCTGGGGTCCCTCGAAGGCATCCTCCTCCGCTGCCCCGCCCGCGTCCGGCTCTTCCACGCGGAGCTCGACGGGCCCTACGCAGGCCGCGTCCACGACTGGCTCTTCGTCCTCGCCCGCAGGGGTGTCGAGATCCTGGACCTCAGCTTCAACGACTCGTTCCCCACCCTCCCCTCCTCCGTCTTCTCCTGCAGCCGGCTCACCTCCCTCAGCCTCTTCGGCTGCGCCATTCCGCTCCTACCCGCGGGCTTTGTGGCCTTCCCGGAGCTAAGGAAATTGACCCTCGCAAACGTCAACTTAGAGGACTATGGGGAGTACCAGCTTGAGGAGATCATTAGGACATCCCCGTTGCTCGACTATCTGGTACTTACAGATGTTTTCATCGGTGGCGAGTACATCAGAGAATGGGTGATTCGGGCGCCCAATCTCAGGCACTTGACTATTTGTTCAGAGAACTATTATGGCTGGATCCTCAAGGACTTGACATGCCTGAATTCTGCAGTCATCGATTGGTTTGACAATGTTGTTCACAACGATTTTGCCAAGTTTCTTTCCGGGCTTGTTCAAGTTAGGAAGCTTTTGGTCGTCTCATTCAACGCACCG AGTGCTATGATACCGAAGATAATTCTGTGCACCTTTCACAACTTGAAGAGCTTGAAGTTGCGTATGCACTTTTGTGAGCAACCCCCTATTATGTTAGCGTTTTGCTTACTAAAGAGTGCCCCAAATCTTGAAAAGCTTAAAATAGAG ATCTATGATAAGGAGGAGCAGAAATTTGAGGCAAATGGAGAGTTTCAAAATGCATTATGGACTGATGGCATGTGTGCCAACCTTCAGGTTGTGCAGATGACTGGCATTAATTGGCGTCGAAATGAAATGTGCTTTATAGAGCTCATTCTCTCTAAAGCAAGGCTTCTTCGTGCATTATGTATTAGCTATGGTGGGAACGTTGTGATGTCTAGTGAGGATGCTATAAATGAATTACTAACATACAAAAGGGCTTCAGCTGAAGCTCAGGTCTTATTTAAAG GTAAAGCAGAAGAGTATTATTAG